A single genomic interval of Streptococcus oralis subsp. dentisani harbors:
- a CDS encoding thiol reductase thioredoxin — MNQFLEDIKDLEVTTVARAQEALDNKETATFFIGRKTCPYCRKFAGTLAGVVAETKAHIYFINSEEPSQLEALQDFRSRYGIPTVPGFVHVADGQINVRCDSSMSAQEIKEFAGL, encoded by the coding sequence ATGAATCAATTTTTAGAAGATATTAAAGACCTTGAAGTGACTACAGTTGCACGTGCTCAAGAAGCTCTTGATAACAAAGAAACAGCAACCTTCTTCATCGGTCGTAAAACTTGCCCTTACTGCCGTAAATTTGCTGGTACATTAGCAGGTGTCGTAGCTGAAACCAAAGCACACATCTACTTCATCAATAGTGAAGAACCAAGCCAATTGGAAGCCTTACAAGATTTCCGCTCACGTTATGGAATTCCAACTGTACCAGGTTTTGTCCACGTTGCAGATGGTCAAATCAATGTTCGTTGCGACTCCTCAATGTCAGCTCAAGAAATCAAAGAATTTGCAGGATTGTAA